In one Nocardioides sp. NBC_00368 genomic region, the following are encoded:
- a CDS encoding DUF1330 domain-containing protein, whose amino-acid sequence MPKGYWVSVYRNISDPEKLAAYGKLAPAAVEAGGGRVLTRGSRVVAHEAGIAERTVLIEFDSFEQAVATHESAAYQEALAALAGGVERDFRIVEGLD is encoded by the coding sequence ATGCCCAAGGGCTACTGGGTCAGCGTCTACCGCAACATCTCGGACCCCGAGAAGCTGGCTGCCTACGGCAAGCTCGCCCCGGCGGCCGTCGAGGCCGGCGGCGGCCGGGTCCTCACCCGTGGCAGCCGGGTCGTGGCGCATGAAGCCGGGATCGCCGAGCGCACCGTCCTCATCGAGTTCGACAGCTTCGAGCAGGCCGTCGCTACGCACGAGAGTGCCGCCTACCAGGAGGCCCTGGCCGCCCTCGCCGGCGGCGTCGAGCGCGACTTCCGCATCGTCGAAGGCCTCGACTGA
- a CDS encoding SRPBCC family protein, translating into MAVDTQELGAKVQHGVSLTTLTRRITADPDAVFRTVTDVSGLSNWNHAITRVLEVSDELAAGSEWVVEVRALGQRWPSRSRLEELDPQARRFAYRSGTDDGNPSYATWTWTVTAAPGGCEVEVTWRVNPRTFWRRVLFARVREIQLRRYEVPASLVALAALQRDDRQRSVHPGGR; encoded by the coding sequence ATGGCCGTCGACACCCAAGAGCTGGGAGCGAAGGTCCAGCACGGCGTATCGCTGACCACGCTGACGAGGCGGATCACGGCCGACCCCGACGCGGTGTTCCGGACCGTGACCGACGTGAGTGGCCTCTCGAACTGGAACCACGCGATCACGCGGGTGCTCGAGGTGTCGGACGAGCTGGCTGCAGGAAGCGAGTGGGTGGTCGAGGTGCGAGCGCTCGGTCAGCGCTGGCCGAGCCGGTCGCGGCTGGAGGAGCTCGATCCGCAGGCGCGACGGTTCGCCTACCGATCGGGAACCGACGACGGCAACCCGTCCTACGCCACGTGGACGTGGACGGTGACCGCCGCGCCTGGCGGCTGCGAGGTCGAGGTGACGTGGAGGGTCAACCCGCGCACGTTCTGGCGACGCGTGCTCTTCGCTCGGGTGAGGGAGATCCAGCTGAGGCGATACGAGGTCCCGGCATCACTCGTGGCGCTCGCAGCGCTGCAGAGGGATGATCGACAGCGAAGCGTCCACCCGGGAGGCCGGTAG
- the ychF gene encoding redox-regulated ATPase YchF encodes MALTIGIVGLPNAGKSTLFNALTKNDVLAANYPFATIEPNVGVVGVPDERLAELAKIYGSQKLLPATVQFVDIAGIVRGASQGEGLGNKFLSHIRESDAICQVTRVFRDDDVTHVDGKVEPANDISTIQTELILADLETVEKAIPRLEKESRKQPELKANLTAVVEAKEALEAGTPIIATKIDRALIRDLMLLTAKPYIFVFNCDSDELADEALKDSMRELVAPAEAIFLDAKFESELVELDEDEAREFLADAGVEEPGLDILARVGFDTLGLQTYLTAGPKEVRAWEIPKGATAPEAAGVIHTDFQKGFIKAEIVSYDDLIAAGSVAKARDLGKVRMEGKDYVMADGDVVEFRFNV; translated from the coding sequence GTGGCACTCACCATCGGCATCGTGGGACTTCCCAACGCGGGCAAGTCGACCCTCTTCAACGCTCTGACCAAGAACGACGTACTCGCGGCGAACTACCCCTTCGCCACCATCGAGCCCAACGTCGGCGTCGTCGGGGTGCCCGACGAGAGGCTGGCCGAGCTGGCGAAGATCTACGGGTCGCAGAAGCTGCTGCCGGCCACGGTGCAGTTCGTCGACATCGCCGGCATCGTGCGCGGCGCCTCGCAGGGTGAGGGTCTGGGCAACAAGTTCCTCTCCCACATCCGTGAGTCCGACGCGATCTGCCAGGTCACCCGGGTATTCCGCGACGACGACGTCACCCACGTCGACGGCAAGGTCGAGCCCGCCAACGACATCTCCACCATCCAGACCGAGCTGATCCTCGCCGACCTGGAGACGGTCGAGAAGGCGATCCCGCGGCTGGAGAAGGAGTCGCGCAAGCAGCCTGAGCTGAAGGCCAACCTCACCGCCGTGGTCGAGGCCAAGGAGGCCCTCGAGGCCGGCACCCCGATCATCGCCACCAAGATCGACCGCGCCCTGATCCGCGACCTGATGCTGCTCACCGCGAAGCCCTACATCTTCGTCTTCAACTGCGACTCCGACGAGCTTGCCGACGAGGCTCTCAAGGACTCGATGCGCGAGCTGGTCGCCCCCGCCGAGGCGATCTTCCTGGATGCCAAGTTCGAGTCCGAGCTCGTCGAGCTCGACGAGGACGAGGCCCGCGAGTTCCTGGCCGACGCCGGGGTCGAGGAGCCCGGCCTGGACATCCTCGCCCGCGTCGGCTTCGACACCCTCGGCCTGCAGACCTACCTCACCGCCGGGCCCAAGGAGGTCCGCGCGTGGGAGATCCCCAAGGGCGCCACCGCTCCCGAGGCTGCCGGTGTCATCCACACCGACTTCCAGAAGGGCTTCATCAAGGCTGAGATCGTCTCCTACGACGACCTCATCGCCGCCGGCTCCGTCGCCAAGGCCCGCGACCTCGGCAAGGTCCGCATGGAGGGCAAGGACTACGTCATGGCGGACGGCGACGTCGTGGAGTTCCGCTTCAACGTCTGA
- a CDS encoding nuclear transport factor 2 family protein yields the protein MSDLAELTRRLDALEAIEEIKKLKARYFRFVDEKKHDELAALFTPDATLVTDGITWGSPREFADTIRDLTGAAPSVHHGHMPEIEILGEDSASGIWAMEDLLTFPAGPEAPEGHNGYGQYRETYRKIDGQWLIDSVLLTRLRMDALENWDPDA from the coding sequence ATGAGTGACCTGGCTGAGCTCACCCGGCGCCTGGACGCGTTGGAGGCGATCGAGGAGATCAAGAAGCTGAAGGCTCGGTACTTCCGCTTCGTGGACGAGAAGAAGCACGACGAGCTCGCAGCGCTGTTCACGCCGGACGCCACACTGGTGACGGACGGGATCACGTGGGGATCCCCCCGCGAGTTCGCCGACACGATCCGCGACCTGACGGGTGCTGCACCCTCGGTCCACCACGGCCACATGCCGGAGATCGAGATCCTCGGCGAGGACTCGGCGTCCGGAATCTGGGCGATGGAAGACCTGCTGACTTTCCCTGCCGGCCCTGAGGCCCCGGAAGGTCACAACGGGTACGGCCAGTACCGTGAGACGTATCGAAAGATCGATGGGCAGTGGCTGATCGACTCGGTGCTGCTGACGCGGCTTCGGATGGACGCTTTGGAGAACTGGGACCCGGATGCCTGA
- a CDS encoding DsbA family oxidoreductase, whose amino-acid sequence MRVEIWSDVSCPWCFIGKTRFKKALATFPHRDEVEVVHRSFELDRQLAETRSTTGPEHAKKYGMTPRQARAAEENLARIARAEGLDYLVDFRDHGNTFNLHRLLHLAASRDAGDTLLALFYEGNFSAERSIYDPEHQVELAVRAGLDDAEVRAVLADANAYADDVRADEEEATRLGITGVPFFVIDRKYGLSGAQATATFSEVLERAWADQIADRQPLS is encoded by the coding sequence ATGCGCGTTGAGATCTGGTCCGACGTGTCCTGCCCCTGGTGCTTCATCGGCAAGACACGTTTCAAGAAAGCCCTGGCCACCTTCCCGCACCGCGATGAGGTCGAGGTGGTCCACCGATCCTTCGAGCTCGACCGCCAGCTGGCCGAAACGCGCTCGACGACCGGGCCGGAGCACGCGAAGAAGTACGGCATGACGCCTCGGCAGGCACGCGCCGCCGAAGAGAACCTCGCCAGAATCGCACGAGCCGAGGGGCTCGACTACCTCGTAGACTTCCGTGATCACGGAAACACCTTCAACCTGCACCGGCTCCTACACCTGGCAGCATCACGGGACGCTGGCGACACGCTTCTCGCGCTCTTCTACGAGGGCAACTTTTCCGCTGAACGAAGCATCTACGATCCGGAGCACCAGGTGGAGCTCGCCGTCCGCGCCGGGCTCGACGATGCGGAGGTCCGAGCCGTCTTGGCGGACGCGAACGCCTACGCCGACGACGTCCGCGCGGATGAGGAGGAGGCGACCAGGCTGGGCATCACGGGGGTGCCTTTCTTCGTGATCGACAGGAAGTACGGGCTCTCTGGCGCGCAAGCCACCGCCACGTTCTCCGAAGTTCTCGAACGAGCCTGGGCCGACCAGATCGCCGACCGTCAGCCCCTGTCCTGA
- a CDS encoding TetR/AcrR family transcriptional regulator has protein sequence MTFQRARSDEQREIRRRAILDTAAAMLDEMPVADLSLNELSRRVGLAKSNVLRYFESREAVLLELLDDFLGTWLDELAKELETGVEADASPEVRAGQLAEVLSGSLAERPVLCDLFGAQGGVLEHNVSVEVVKRHKRSSHAKLEAMVELVRRHLPEVGDGAQAFCMMSMISAGALAAYDPPPPSLLAAYADEPDLGALKLDLRDALRTSCNVALVGVLPRS, from the coding sequence ATGACGTTCCAACGGGCGCGAAGCGATGAGCAGCGGGAGATCCGCCGCCGGGCGATCCTCGACACCGCGGCGGCGATGCTCGACGAGATGCCGGTGGCCGACCTGAGCCTCAACGAGCTCAGCCGCCGGGTCGGGCTGGCCAAGTCGAACGTCCTGCGCTACTTCGAGTCGCGCGAGGCCGTGCTGCTCGAGCTGCTGGACGACTTCCTGGGCACGTGGCTCGACGAGCTGGCGAAGGAGCTGGAGACCGGCGTCGAGGCCGACGCCTCACCGGAGGTACGCGCCGGCCAGCTGGCCGAGGTCCTCAGTGGATCGCTGGCGGAGCGGCCGGTTCTGTGCGACCTCTTCGGTGCCCAGGGTGGGGTGCTCGAGCACAACGTGTCGGTCGAGGTCGTCAAACGCCACAAACGCTCGTCGCATGCAAAGCTCGAGGCCATGGTCGAGCTCGTACGCCGCCACCTGCCCGAGGTGGGCGACGGTGCTCAGGCGTTCTGCATGATGAGCATGATCTCGGCCGGTGCGCTCGCGGCGTACGACCCGCCGCCGCCCAGCCTGCTTGCTGCCTATGCGGACGAGCCCGACCTCGGCGCGCTGAAACTGGACCTACGGGATGCCCTGCGGACCTCCTGCAATGTCGCCCTCGTGGGCGTGCTGCCGCGCTCCTGA
- a CDS encoding GH1 family beta-glucosidase, producing the protein MSELPGTSLPTGFRFGASTAAYQIEGAADADGRGPSVWDTFCAEPGRILDNSSGEVACDHYHRLDEDLDLMARLGLDAYRFSISWSRVLPTGSGHINQKGLDFYDRLVDGLLERGIAPMATLFHWDTPQVLQDAHGGWLSRKTAQRFGEYAAVVGDRLADRVAHWCPVNEPNVVTVLGHALGIHAPGQALVFDALPAGHHLLLGHGLAVQALRAAGVASIGTATNHMPVWPATESEADVATAGLLDTLWNHSFADPVLLGRYPEDLAALFPVQDGDLEVISTPLDFYGLNYYNPTAAAAAPEGAANPIEQPPITGYPTTDFGWPVIPDGLHELLSALHQRYPEHPPFVITENGASYNTAPGDGDADRIAYLDLHLRQVERAVADGIDVAGYYCWSLMDNFEWAEGYTQRFGLVHIDYDTLVRTPRDSFEWYASVIADHKSRR; encoded by the coding sequence GTGAGCGAGCTTCCCGGCACCAGCCTCCCGACCGGCTTCCGCTTCGGCGCCAGCACCGCCGCCTACCAGATCGAGGGGGCGGCCGACGCGGACGGCCGAGGTCCCTCGGTATGGGACACCTTCTGCGCCGAGCCAGGACGGATCCTCGACAACAGCAGCGGCGAGGTGGCCTGCGACCACTATCACCGGCTCGATGAGGACCTGGACCTGATGGCGCGGCTCGGGCTGGATGCGTACCGCTTCTCGATCTCCTGGTCCCGCGTGCTGCCGACCGGCTCGGGGCACATCAACCAGAAGGGCCTCGACTTCTACGACCGCCTCGTCGACGGGCTGCTCGAGCGTGGCATCGCGCCGATGGCGACCCTGTTCCACTGGGACACCCCGCAGGTGCTGCAGGACGCCCACGGGGGCTGGCTGAGCCGGAAGACGGCGCAGCGGTTCGGAGAGTACGCAGCCGTGGTGGGCGATCGCCTGGCCGACCGCGTCGCCCACTGGTGCCCGGTGAACGAGCCGAACGTGGTGACCGTCCTCGGTCACGCCCTCGGCATCCACGCCCCGGGTCAGGCGCTGGTCTTCGACGCGCTGCCGGCCGGTCACCACCTGCTGCTCGGGCACGGGCTGGCGGTCCAGGCGCTGCGCGCCGCAGGCGTGGCCAGCATCGGCACCGCGACCAACCACATGCCGGTGTGGCCGGCGACCGAGTCCGAGGCGGACGTGGCCACCGCCGGGCTGCTGGACACGCTGTGGAACCACTCCTTCGCCGACCCGGTGCTGCTCGGTCGTTATCCGGAGGATCTCGCCGCGCTGTTCCCGGTGCAGGACGGCGACCTGGAGGTGATCAGCACGCCGCTGGACTTCTACGGCCTCAACTACTACAACCCGACCGCGGCGGCGGCCGCTCCCGAGGGCGCCGCGAACCCGATCGAGCAGCCGCCGATCACCGGCTACCCGACCACCGACTTCGGCTGGCCGGTCATCCCCGACGGGCTCCACGAGCTGCTGAGCGCGCTGCACCAGCGCTATCCGGAGCACCCGCCGTTCGTGATCACCGAGAACGGGGCGTCCTACAACACCGCTCCCGGCGACGGCGACGCCGATCGCATCGCCTACCTCGACCTCCACCTGCGTCAGGTCGAGCGCGCCGTCGCCGACGGCATCGACGTCGCCGGCTACTACTGCTGGTCGCTGATGGACAACTTCGAGTGGGCCGAGGGCTACACCCAGCGGTTCGGGCTGGTGCATATCGACTACGACACCCTGGTGCGCACACCGCGGGACTCGTTCGAGTGGTACGCGTCCGTAATCGCCGACCACAAATCCAGACGGTGA
- a CDS encoding SDR family NAD(P)-dependent oxidoreductase, with protein sequence MSETWTEQNIPDQHGRVAVVTGANTGLGFETARMLAERGAQVVIAVRDVEKGKQAAARIGGDVTVQVLDLASLESIRSAAADLRASHPRIDLLINNAGVMYTPKQATADGFEMQFGTNHLGHFALTGLLLDQLLPVPGSRIVTVSSIGHRIRADIHFDDLQWERSYSRVAAYGQAKLANLMFTYELQRRLASHGTTVALAAHPGGSNTELARNSPAALRVPFALIGPLLAQSAAMGALPTLRAATDPAAIGGQYYGPSGLGETRGYPKLVTSSPASYDLQTQQRLWAVSEQLTDVRFPLDD encoded by the coding sequence ATGAGCGAGACCTGGACCGAGCAGAACATCCCCGACCAGCACGGCCGCGTGGCCGTCGTGACCGGGGCCAACACCGGCCTCGGCTTCGAGACCGCCCGGATGCTCGCCGAGCGCGGGGCGCAGGTGGTCATAGCCGTACGCGACGTCGAGAAGGGCAAGCAGGCAGCTGCTCGCATCGGCGGCGACGTCACCGTCCAGGTCCTCGACCTGGCCTCCCTGGAGTCGATCCGATCCGCGGCGGCCGACCTGCGCGCCAGCCACCCGCGGATCGACCTGCTGATCAACAACGCCGGTGTGATGTACACGCCGAAGCAGGCCACCGCCGATGGCTTCGAGATGCAGTTCGGCACCAATCATCTCGGCCACTTCGCCCTGACCGGCCTGCTGCTCGACCAGCTCCTCCCCGTCCCCGGCTCGCGGATCGTCACCGTCAGCAGCATCGGCCACCGCATCCGGGCCGACATCCATTTCGACGACCTGCAGTGGGAGCGGTCCTACAGCCGCGTCGCCGCGTACGGTCAGGCCAAGCTCGCCAACCTGATGTTCACCTACGAGCTCCAGCGCCGGCTCGCCTCGCACGGCACCACGGTCGCGCTCGCCGCTCACCCCGGCGGCTCCAACACCGAGCTCGCCCGCAACTCCCCCGCCGCGCTGCGCGTGCCCTTCGCCCTCATCGGGCCGCTGCTCGCCCAGTCGGCCGCGATGGGCGCCCTGCCCACGCTGCGCGCCGCCACCGACCCCGCTGCCATCGGCGGTCAGTACTACGGACCCAGCGGCCTCGGCGAGACCCGCGGCTACCCGAAGCTGGTCACCTCCAGCCCGGCTTCCTACGACCTGCAGACCCAGCAACGGCTGTGGGCCGTTTCCGAGCAGCTCACTGACGTACGCTTCCCGCTCGACGACTGA
- a CDS encoding MBL fold metallo-hydrolase produces the protein MINDLVTAVPDSGLGNNAYLVDLGDGAALAVDACRDLRALRTEAGRRGLRITHAADTHLHADFLSGAVQLAADEGAQVLASRSGGRTFAHTTLEDEQEIALNGGLLLRALATPGHTDEHLSFALIDGDRTLGVFTGGSLIVGSAARVDLVDPARTESLARAQFRSVRRVAELGDDAALWPTHGGGSFCSAVATGSSTSTIGKERLTNPLLALDEEGFVQALLDSHGTYPTYFQRLGERNRQGPAVVGGRPVLEGLPPQVVADGQRGGAVVVDVRPIAAFAAAHPQDALSIPLRSAFASWLGWLAPHDRPIIVLRDERQDPEEILWQALKIGYENVVGEVSGGLAAWAEAGLPIASLPMTGVATADEKRVLDVRQRREYEAGHVPGALHLELGSLESAVPGLADVPTLVMCGHGERAMSAASILQRHGFTRLTVLNGGPESIVLEAAE, from the coding sequence GTGATCAACGACCTGGTGACCGCCGTTCCCGACTCCGGGCTCGGCAACAACGCCTACCTGGTCGATCTCGGCGACGGTGCGGCGCTCGCCGTCGACGCCTGCCGCGACCTGCGGGCGCTGCGCACGGAGGCCGGCCGCCGCGGCCTGCGGATCACCCACGCCGCCGACACCCATCTGCACGCCGACTTCCTCTCCGGCGCCGTACAGCTCGCCGCCGACGAGGGCGCCCAGGTGCTCGCGTCGAGGAGCGGCGGACGTACGTTCGCGCACACCACGCTCGAGGACGAGCAGGAGATCGCTCTGAACGGCGGGCTGCTCCTCCGGGCGCTGGCCACCCCCGGACACACCGATGAGCACCTGTCCTTCGCCCTGATCGACGGTGACCGGACTCTCGGGGTGTTCACCGGCGGCTCCCTCATCGTGGGGTCGGCCGCCCGCGTCGACCTGGTCGACCCCGCGCGCACCGAGAGTCTGGCGCGGGCGCAGTTCCGCTCCGTACGTCGCGTTGCCGAGCTCGGCGACGACGCGGCGCTGTGGCCCACCCATGGCGGGGGCTCGTTCTGCTCGGCAGTGGCCACCGGCAGCTCGACCAGCACCATCGGTAAGGAGCGGCTCACCAACCCCCTGCTGGCACTCGACGAGGAAGGATTCGTGCAGGCGCTGCTCGACTCGCACGGGACCTACCCGACGTACTTCCAGCGCCTGGGCGAGCGCAACCGTCAGGGGCCGGCCGTCGTCGGTGGGCGGCCCGTGCTCGAGGGGCTTCCTCCGCAGGTCGTGGCGGACGGGCAGCGGGGCGGTGCCGTCGTCGTCGACGTACGCCCGATCGCGGCGTTCGCCGCTGCGCATCCCCAGGATGCGCTGTCGATCCCGCTGCGGAGCGCCTTCGCGAGCTGGCTGGGGTGGCTGGCACCGCACGACCGGCCGATCATCGTCCTGCGGGACGAGCGTCAGGATCCCGAGGAGATCCTCTGGCAGGCGCTGAAGATCGGCTACGAGAACGTCGTCGGCGAGGTCTCCGGCGGACTCGCGGCCTGGGCGGAAGCGGGTCTTCCGATCGCGTCGCTCCCGATGACCGGCGTGGCCACGGCGGACGAGAAGCGCGTGCTCGACGTCCGGCAGAGACGCGAGTACGAGGCCGGCCATGTTCCCGGGGCTCTGCACCTCGAGCTCGGGTCCCTCGAGAGCGCCGTGCCCGGTCTCGCCGACGTGCCCACGCTCGTCATGTGCGGCCACGGTGAGCGTGCGATGAGCGCTGCAAGCATTCTCCAGCGGCACGGGTTCACCCGGCTGACCGTCTTGAACGGCGGCCCCGAGTCGATCGTGCTGGAGGCCGCCGAGTGA
- a CDS encoding SRPBCC family protein yields the protein MPCIELTTEIPARPEQCFELSLSVDARRSSMSDSGERAVAGVTSGVMRLGDTVTWKARHFGLPITMTSVISEYAAPRRFVDDQQSGPFRRWWHEHRFEPTVGGTLMTDVVEFEAPAGVVGRLANGLVLTRYMTKLLERRNAWLRDALSSPEA from the coding sequence GTGCCGTGCATCGAGCTCACGACGGAGATCCCGGCGAGGCCGGAACAGTGCTTCGAGCTGAGCCTGTCCGTGGACGCGCGCCGGTCGTCGATGTCCGACTCGGGCGAGCGCGCCGTCGCCGGCGTCACCTCCGGGGTGATGCGTCTGGGAGACACGGTGACCTGGAAGGCCCGCCACTTCGGGCTGCCGATCACGATGACCTCGGTGATCAGCGAGTACGCCGCTCCGCGCCGGTTCGTGGACGATCAGCAGTCCGGCCCGTTCCGGCGGTGGTGGCACGAGCACCGATTCGAGCCGACCGTCGGCGGCACCCTGATGACGGATGTCGTGGAGTTCGAAGCGCCCGCTGGGGTGGTCGGGCGGTTGGCGAATGGTCTCGTGCTCACTCGCTACATGACGAAGCTGTTGGAGCGACGGAACGCGTGGCTGAGGGATGCCCTCTCCAGTCCTGAGGCGTGA
- a CDS encoding ArsR/SmtB family transcription factor, which translates to MGDRKAKDALYDTLAEAAKALANGRRAELVDVLAQGERPVEDLAGEIGQSIANTSQHLQRLLRAGLVSSRRDGNRIFYSLASPTVLALWQTLRETAAQHVAELDRVAGAYLGNRDELSTITRDELRKRLRAGDVVVLDVRPRPEYDAGHIRGALSIPNTELRSRLAELPDGTTVVAYCRGPYCVYADDAVRTLQAAGRDAVRLEDGYPEWAAARLPVAALRN; encoded by the coding sequence ATGGGTGACCGCAAGGCCAAGGACGCGCTCTACGACACGCTCGCCGAGGCGGCCAAAGCCCTCGCCAACGGGCGCCGCGCCGAGCTCGTCGACGTCCTGGCCCAGGGAGAGCGCCCCGTCGAGGACCTGGCCGGCGAGATCGGGCAGTCCATCGCCAACACCTCCCAGCACCTGCAGCGACTGTTGCGCGCCGGACTCGTGAGCTCGCGACGCGACGGCAACCGGATCTTCTACTCCCTCGCCAGCCCCACCGTGCTCGCACTGTGGCAGACCCTGCGCGAGACCGCCGCCCAGCACGTCGCCGAGCTCGACCGCGTGGCCGGCGCCTATCTCGGCAACCGCGACGAGCTCAGCACGATCACCCGGGACGAGCTGCGCAAGCGCCTTCGCGCTGGCGACGTGGTCGTCCTCGACGTCCGTCCCCGCCCCGAGTACGACGCCGGCCACATCCGCGGCGCCCTCTCGATCCCGAACACCGAGCTGCGCAGCCGCCTGGCCGAGCTGCCCGACGGCACCACCGTCGTCGCCTACTGCCGCGGGCCCTACTGCGTCTATGCCGACGACGCCGTCCGCACTCTTCAGGCGGCCGGGCGCGACGCCGTCAGACTCGAGGACGGCTATCCCGAGTGGGCCGCAGCCCGCCTCCCGGTCGCAGCGCTCCGGAACTGA
- a CDS encoding NADP-dependent oxidoreductase translates to MRAIGMKTFGGPDVLRELDHPEPAVGDDEVRIHVAAATVNNGDLMMRRGEVHQLRHDAPWVPGMEAAGVVDAVGARAADRFRVGEAVTAHVWPIDPRGGAYGELTVADMNRVVHVPRGTSIAQAATLPMNGLTAYQTLEAMGLERPGTVAVIGAAGAVGGYIVQLAVAAGHRVVADAAEADRPLVESLGAHVVVPRGHGVVDAIRAAVGEVDAIALAAMPTLDAAEVVRPAGAVASVFGFGDSVQVMAARSRHVRLAPVWVDAIAEPAPMLRHLGELAERGELTLRVADELPAEDAPEAHRRLESGGVRGRIVLRF, encoded by the coding sequence ATGAGAGCCATCGGCATGAAAACGTTCGGCGGACCCGATGTCCTGCGCGAGCTCGACCACCCTGAGCCCGCCGTGGGTGACGACGAGGTACGGATCCACGTGGCGGCCGCGACGGTCAACAACGGGGACCTCATGATGCGGCGCGGCGAGGTGCACCAGCTGCGCCACGACGCCCCGTGGGTGCCGGGGATGGAGGCCGCCGGGGTCGTCGATGCCGTCGGAGCACGGGCCGCAGACCGGTTCCGCGTCGGCGAGGCCGTCACGGCACACGTGTGGCCCATCGACCCTCGGGGCGGCGCCTACGGGGAACTCACAGTCGCCGACATGAACCGCGTAGTGCATGTACCCCGTGGCACCTCGATCGCTCAGGCGGCGACCTTGCCGATGAACGGGCTGACCGCTTATCAGACCCTGGAGGCGATGGGATTGGAACGGCCCGGCACCGTCGCCGTGATCGGCGCTGCCGGTGCGGTAGGCGGCTACATCGTGCAGCTCGCCGTCGCCGCCGGACACCGAGTGGTCGCGGATGCCGCGGAGGCTGACCGCCCACTGGTCGAGAGCCTCGGCGCGCACGTAGTTGTCCCACGCGGGCATGGAGTGGTTGACGCTATCCGTGCAGCGGTCGGCGAGGTGGACGCCATCGCCCTGGCGGCTATGCCAACGCTCGATGCGGCGGAGGTCGTTCGGCCCGCTGGTGCGGTGGCGTCCGTCTTCGGGTTCGGCGACTCGGTACAGGTCATGGCTGCGCGCAGCCGCCATGTCCGGCTCGCTCCCGTGTGGGTCGACGCCATTGCCGAGCCCGCACCGATGCTGCGGCACCTCGGCGAGCTCGCCGAGCGCGGCGAGCTCACGCTGCGGGTCGCGGACGAGCTTCCGGCCGAGGATGCGCCGGAGGCTCACCGTCGCCTGGAGTCGGGCGGTGTCCGCGGAAGGATTGTCCTCAGGTTCTGA
- a CDS encoding TetR/AcrR family transcriptional regulator codes for MPDLDTTADVRADARRNRRQLIVAAREAIASRGLDVSALDIATAAGVGVGTLYRRFGTKDSLLDAVVVGLYDEMLDSAQECLRIEDPWEGLTRFVMELAGAHRDSRGVAEVTAACDLPPIPEISERTKALQDAVIQLTDRAHTAGALRADVTWQDVMIGSRAGLDTDHCLGVDAGPDGWRRVITLLIDGMRSPGYTPLSGASPHLHDNNS; via the coding sequence ATGCCTGACCTGGATACGACCGCAGATGTCCGCGCTGATGCGCGGCGTAACCGACGCCAGCTGATCGTCGCGGCCCGGGAGGCCATCGCCTCCCGCGGCCTCGACGTCTCAGCACTGGACATCGCCACGGCAGCGGGGGTTGGGGTGGGCACTCTCTACCGCCGCTTCGGCACCAAGGACTCGCTTCTCGACGCGGTCGTCGTCGGCCTCTATGACGAGATGCTCGACAGCGCCCAGGAGTGCCTCCGCATCGAGGATCCATGGGAGGGGCTGACCCGGTTCGTCATGGAACTGGCCGGCGCACACCGCGACAGCCGCGGCGTGGCCGAGGTGACCGCGGCGTGCGACCTGCCGCCAATCCCCGAGATCTCGGAGCGGACCAAGGCCCTGCAAGACGCCGTCATCCAGCTCACCGACCGCGCCCACACGGCTGGCGCGTTGCGCGCGGACGTGACCTGGCAGGACGTCATGATCGGCTCGCGCGCCGGCCTGGACACCGACCACTGCCTCGGCGTCGACGCAGGCCCCGACGGATGGCGCCGCGTCATCACGCTCCTGATCGACGGGATGCGTTCCCCCGGGTACACGCCGCTGAGCGGCGCATCACCCCATCTGCACGACAACAACTCCTAG